In Mustelus asterias chromosome 30, sMusAst1.hap1.1, whole genome shotgun sequence, a genomic segment contains:
- the LOC144480821 gene encoding uncharacterized protein LOC144480821 — protein MEKPWKCEDCGKGFNYPCLLETHRRIHTGERPFTCSECGKRFTQSAGLMLHQRIHTEDRPFRCTSCGKRFRHSSTLTAHRRVHSGERPFTCSVCGKGFTQSAGLILHQRIHTEERPFSCSSCSKRFKSPFSLTVHQRGHTGERPFTCSACGKGFTQSSNLLTHRRVHTEERPFTCSACGKGFTQSASLALHRRVHTGERPFTCSVCGRRFTQLASLLRHQRGHAEEKPVSCNLSGKRCQNSSTLSAQQ, from the coding sequence atggagaaaccgtggaaatgtgaggactgtgggaagggattcaattatccgTGCctcctggaaactcatcgacgcattcacaccggggagagaccgttcacctgctctgagtgtgggaagagattcactcagtcagccggcCTCATGTTACACCAGCGAATCCATACCGAGGACAGACCGTTCCGCTGCACTTCCTGCGGGAAAAGGTTCCGGCACTCGTCCACCCTCACCGCGCATCGGCGGGtgcacagcggggagagacccttcacctgctccgtgtgcgggaagggattcacccagtcgGCCGGCCTCATCTTACACCAGAGAATCCACaccgaggagaggccgttcagctgctcttccTGCAGTAAGAGGTTcaagtctcccttcagcctcactGTGCACCAGCGAgggcacaccggggagaggccgttcacctgctccgcgtgcgggaagggattcactcagtcgtccAACCTGCTGACGCACCGGCGGGTTCACACCGAAgagagacccttcacctgctccgcgtgcgggaagggattcactcagtcagccagcCTCGCGTTACACCGGCGcgtccacaccggggagaggccgttcacctgctccgtctgtgggaggcggttcactcagttggccagtctgctgagacaccagcgcggTCACGCTGAGGAGAAGCCAGTCAGCTGTAATCTCAGTGGAAAGAGGTGCCAGAACTCATCCACCCTGAGCGCACAGCAGTAA